TTGTGTGAAGACACAGAATAGCTTAAAATGTTGCAGAACAAACTATTGTGCAATGTCATGATCTTGTgttgaattatgttttatattgaaTTCTTCTTGTACCCTCATTAAATCAACCTAatagtttatttgtttgtcttaGCTGGCTTGAGCTGGTTTCTCAGACTGACCAGGTCAAAAGAGCCTGAAACCTTACTAAAACCAGCCAACAGATCATCCTGATAGGTTAGAAGACCAGTTGAGACCAACAAGCCCCCTTAGACTCTTCTATGATATTATCTTGTTTTCCAGCAAACTGATTATTGCAAAAGTGCCTGGataagtttgattgcataatacttaaaaacttttcttttttttttccttttttttatcctTTGGTGCCTGAGACGAGCAGGGAGATGATGAGAGGACAAAATATTATTGCACAATGTTTTACGAGTCCCAAATCTCAAGTCAAATCAAAGACACACAAATTAAATCGAACCACAGATTTccattttcctgtttattaaaaagaatgaaggcaataaaaaaaaaaaaaagaaataaatttgtATGCATTTTCTCTTCAGATCAAACGTTAATGGTGATAGGATCCATCTCACAGATTCGTTTGTAACTGAAATCACAGGGCACGTCAAACCACGTTTTAGCGTGAGAGTTGAGCACTGCACAGTCTTCTCCATGAATCCCTCCAGTCTGGTGGTTATTGGGCTCTTTATCCCATTCACTCCAGAACCTACAGAGAGCAGCAGAACAATCAGGAAAACATGATATTAATACCGCCTCAGGGACacccatttgcatttaaataaccaCCAATAATACCTTGACTGTCACTGAGACAAATTCCTgctttgtatttgtatatatttttttgggatatatatatatatatatatatatatatatatatgagagagagagagagagagagagagagaaaactgcatttaaagttTCCAAACAAAGTTATTACAaagcatattacttatcaaaaattacattttgatatatttaaagtaggaaatttacaaaatatattgatggaacatgatctttacataatatcctaatgatttttgccataaaagaaaaatctgtaattttgacaGATTTTGAGTATTGTTGGcgattgctacaaatatacccgtgcttCTTAAGACTgggtttgtgctccagggtcacatatatactgtgtgaaaaaaaaagtataccgGTACATGATACTTAATCAATtggcttttatccaaaatgaatgACTGAATATTTACACCAATATTAGAATGGATaagcaaacaaatgaataaaaaaacaaatagataaataaactgGAAAAAATTAGCAAGTTAAAGGTGAAAGTGGTGAGGGAAAGCTCTGAAAGAAGgtataacacaaataaaaaaataaatatattattggaTTAATAACATATTTGCACATTGAAAATGTGAAAACCCCTAGTTGGCATTATTTTTGTTCAGAttatccttgtgtgtgtgtgtgtgtgtgtgtgtgtgttcctactTACTGTAACCATATCCCCTCCTTTTGGTAAACATtaaagtaaaaatttttttttgcaattgtaaAAAAATGCAGAATGTTTGTTGTGAGGGCAAGGTTTAGGTGTAGGACAATAGagtatacagtttgtacagtataaaaacattaGGCCTATGGAATCTCCCCATTTAGATAGCTAagtaaacttgtgtgtgtgtgtgtgcgtacgttGTATTAACCACCGTATTGTCCACCCATTTCCACACTCCCTCAGTCTCAATGTCTGATAAACCAATCCAGTAATGATAATCGAATCCACCACGGTTGCGTGCAACACTCTCAAGTGTGtgctgtaataaaaacaaaaacatatcaaTATATCAGCCATATTGAATAATGTTTTAGTTTTGGTCTTAAAGTTCTCAACACGTATACGTAAGAAGTTCACTCACAAACGCTGCCACACTTACATGTTGTTGGTGGTTGTGCAGTATAGTCAGATGGCTGCCCATAGACGCGCAGCTCTCTTTGCTGTGCTGCCAGTCAAGTTTATCGTCACTAAAGAAATAACATCTCCCTTCTAGATGCAGCCAGTCTTCTGGGCATGGCCTACATTTGATCACTGCAGACCATAGATGTTAATGAATGAATGGGTGAAaggaagggagaaaaaaaaaatgaaaagaaaataagttTGACCCTTGGGCATCTAATATTATTTCACAGATAGGCTTTACATacccaaatatttattttttccttaccTGGTTTTGAACAAGTCTGTCCAAGGGTTGTGTATTCAGAGCAAAGGCGGGAGAAACGCTCCTGCATGGCTGTGAGTTTGAGAGTTAGAGACGCAGCCTCAGACTCATCATTCTTGTCTGGCTTTACAGCGACAGAAGATCTGCGACTGTTTGCCACTGCAGAGAGACAGagtttatatatcaatatattaacCCAGCAGCCGTGCAAAGACTTCATGCATTTCTAAGTTACTAATTAACTACCAACAAATCAGCTATTTATAATCATTGCTAGGGATATCTAGAATTTATATTTGGAATTATGTCTGCATGCATATCCTCCTGATGCTGTATACAAAACATTTTACCAGTCAATAGCAAAAAAggctattctattttattatgtaattatgtttatatgacattattatttggctataatataatttaaaaaaatctgtatttatcaatattttttatacttattttctaattttttttacatgtagatCACATTTGCCATCATCCTATGCTCACCtaaatgtacactattaattataattaaatgtaatcttcAGCACTTTCCTTCAAAAGGAACTCTAATTTGCCTTGTATGTTATACTTTTCCGATGCTTAAATCGATTTTCactgtattaataatttatttcatgatttaatacatcaatggaaagcttatttattcagtgttcataaatctcaattttgaaaaataagactggttttgtggtccagggtcacatttatatttatacatcatgTCAATATTTAGACAAAATACTAAGAGAATCAGCACATCTCGCAAAAGTTTAATATTCATCCATCCCTAAttgtattctattctgttctatacaattctattctattctacaaAATATCAGTACCATATTTTATATTGGCCATATGTATGCTCACTTCccatattatacatttacattacctAAGTGTTACCATCAttgaaaaacactttaataacacttttaataattaaaaacaaaaaaacttttaaatgtgttctttagcaaatttcaaaataatgcaaacatgaatttaacaacacatttaataatttaattatcacatttaaatagcaattctcaaattgaaaatattaatttacttatATTTAGACTCTTCATTAGACTTACTCTACATAAGATTATATAATGCTGTGATGTCCAAATGTAAAATGtgattatgcattatttttatttatttattttaatttagagaaaataatgttttttttatatttgcttatCAGTATTGTACAGCATTTTGATATTGGTGTATCTCTAGTCTAGTCTCTTCTATTGGTTATGAAAGCCAGAGTTTGAGAGGCTGTCTTACGTGCATATGTGTGTTTACTTACAGAGGACGCCCAGTACTATATTTACACAAACTGAGATCAATAGAGCAATGAGCAGAACAATAGAACCACGCGCCCTCAAACACATTGCGCCTTTGTGAACACctgatgaaacaaaaaaacatcgTCAGATTAGTTGACTATTACTCTGACTTGTCCCACATTTCTCAACATTTCTCTTCCTCACCGCCTTCAagttcacacacactcacatatacgCACATACATTACCTTGTTTGCCCTGCGCTGTGAGTATAGGTCTGTTTCCACTTTGAGAGATATCCTCCGTGAACTCTTGTAAACTGGTGTAATTTTCAATATCTTCCATCTTTAAACAAAAATTCAGTAAATTTGTCAACCACCGTCTTCTTTATTTAACAACAGAGCTCCTGTCTGACAAGAGTAATGTCTTTATCTTCTAGTCCTGTCCTCCAGATCACCAATAAAGAGTAACAGCCCACGAGGAAGAGAGCAATCAAAAGAGAGCTTCCCTGGAGGAAATTAAGAGAAAGTTCAAACTGAGTGTTTCTGCTCGGACTTGTATGAACTGCTCCTTGCAACAGTTCACTGGGCTCTAACTTTTATCCCCCATGGTCTCCCTCCCCCCGTGTCTGTGATCATGTGCACGTTCAGGGCTGCTAGGGTAAACAATGACAGGATGAATTAGAGGAAAGCTGGTTTTGCAATACTGAGCTTTTGACCACGCGCAGAACAACCCATTTTGTCATTGAGTCAGTAGATCATTCCAGCCAATAAAAAGCacagtttgtttatttgtttatgagtgtaaaactgagtttttttttctttcccgaATGTATTCCTGTAAAATATACCGTA
The nucleotide sequence above comes from Carassius gibelio isolate Cgi1373 ecotype wild population from Czech Republic chromosome B16, carGib1.2-hapl.c, whole genome shotgun sequence. Encoded proteins:
- the LOC127974995 gene encoding CD209 antigen-like protein E isoform X1 yields the protein MEDIENYTSLQEFTEDISQSGNRPILTAQGKQGVHKGAMCLRARGSIVLLIALLISVCVNIVLGVLLANSRRSSVAVKPDKNDESEAASLTLKLTAMQERFSRLCSEYTTLGQTCSKPVIKCRPCPEDWLHLEGRCYFFSDDKLDWQHSKESCASMGSHLTILHNHQQHHTLESVARNRGGFDYHYWIGLSDIETEGVWKWVDNTVVNTTFWSEWDKEPNNHQTGGIHGEDCAVLNSHAKTWFDVPCDFSYKRICEMDPITINV
- the LOC127974995 gene encoding CD209 antigen-like protein C isoform X2, yielding MEDIENYTSLQEFTEDISQSGNRPILTAQGKQVANSRRSSVAVKPDKNDESEAASLTLKLTAMQERFSRLCSEYTTLGQTCSKPVIKCRPCPEDWLHLEGRCYFFSDDKLDWQHSKESCASMGSHLTILHNHQQHHTLESVARNRGGFDYHYWIGLSDIETEGVWKWVDNTVVNTTFWSEWDKEPNNHQTGGIHGEDCAVLNSHAKTWFDVPCDFSYKRICEMDPITINV